Part of the Desulfobacterales bacterium genome, CACGGCGCTTTGCAGGAAAATCCGGTTGATTCGGTCTTGACGCCGAAGCAGGACAAGACCATACCGGTCTACCTGCCGGTGGACGACATGTTTCGCCTGCTCGATTCAATCACGACCGATACCCTCCTGGGTATGAGGAATCGTGCGATCTTTGAGACGCTCTATTCTTGCGGTTTGCGGGTTTCGGAAATTGCCGGTATGAATTTTTCGGATGTGGACTTCAATGCAGGTGTCGTTCGTGTTTTCGGCAAAGGCAACAAGGAGCGAATCGTCCCCATCGGGCAAAAAGCCGGTGAAGCCGTCCGGGCTTATCGGGACCGGCTCAAGGCGGAAAGCGGTGCAAAGACCGGCAGGGGTTGGCTGGACAAGGACGGCCCCCTGTTTTTGAATAAAAACTATGGCCGTCTGACGGCCCGGTCTATCGCGCGGATACTGGATAAAACAGCGCTGGCATGCGGCATCGCAACACCGGTTTCGCCGCACGCCCTGCGCCATTCCTTTGCGACCCATCTGCTGGATGCCGGCGCTGATTTGCGGGTGGTGCAGGAACTGCTGGGGCACAAAAGCCTGTCCACCACCCAGAAGTACACCCATGTCAGCATCGACCGCCTCATGGAAACATACGACAAAGCGCATCCGCGAAAGTGAGCAGTGACGGGCAACCGATTTAGTGATGAACCGCAAAGGCGCAAAGGGCGCGAAGGCTTTTGTCCGAACCGGGTGCCGGCCGGAAAAGCATGGCCGCCTGCGGTTCGGGCAAAGATGCCCGTTTTAGCGACATGTTTAAAAACGGTTCTGCGGCGTAAAACCGGCGGAATAAATTGCCCCGCAGGGCGTTAGACTTCTTCCGGATCGTTACACCCGATCCGGAAGAAAATTTAAACAAACCCTTTGCGTCTTTTGCGC contains:
- a CDS encoding tyrosine recombinase XerC codes for the protein MSAALLETLIRSFVESLSTEKAYSQNTCRAYLHDLQEFSAFVAKKRLQGGHPNGAEAKVSACRVDGLMIREFLGVLHKKNQKATVARKLSAVRSFFRYIVKHGALQENPVDSVLTPKQDKTIPVYLPVDDMFRLLDSITTDTLLGMRNRAIFETLYSCGLRVSEIAGMNFSDVDFNAGVVRVFGKGNKERIVPIGQKAGEAVRAYRDRLKAESGAKTGRGWLDKDGPLFLNKNYGRLTARSIARILDKTALACGIATPVSPHALRHSFATHLLDAGADLRVVQELLGHKSLSTTQKYTHVSIDRLMETYDKAHPRK